In one Dama dama isolate Ldn47 chromosome 5, ASM3311817v1, whole genome shotgun sequence genomic region, the following are encoded:
- the CHD3 gene encoding chromodomain-helicase-DNA-binding protein 3 isoform X6, whose protein sequence is MASPLRDEEEEEEEMVVSEEEDEEEEEGDEEEEEVEAADEDYEEDDDEGVLGRGPGHDRGRDRHSPPGCHLFPPPPPPPPLPPPPPPPPPDKDDIRLLPSALGVKKRKRGPKKQKENKPGKPRKRKKLDSEEEFGSERDEYREKSESGGSEYGTGPGRKRRRKHREKKEKKTKRRKKGEGEGGQKQVEQKSSATLLLTWGLEDVEHVFSEEDYHTLTNYKAFSQFMRPLIAKKNPKIPMSKMMTILGAKWREFSANNPFKGSAAAVAAAAAAAAAAVAEQVSAAVSSATPIATSGPPALPPPPAADIQPPPIRRAKTKEGKGPGHKRRSKSPRVPDGRKKLRGKKMAPLKIKLGLLGGKRKKGGSYVLQSDEGPEPEAEESDLDSGSVHSASGRPDGPIRTKKLKRGRPGRKKKKVLGCPAVPGEEEIDGYETDHQDYCEVCQQGGEIILCDTCPRAYHLVCLDPELDRAPEGKWSCPHCEKEGVQWEAKEEEEDYEEEGEEEGEKEEEDDHMEYCRVCKDGGELLCCDACISSYHIHCLNPPLPDIPNGEWLCPRCTCPVLKGRVQKILHWRWGEPPVAVPAAQQADGNPDAPPPRPLQGRSEREFFVKWVGLSYWHCSWAKELQLEIFHLVMYRNYQRKNDMDEPPPLDYGSGEDDGKSDKRKVKDPHYAEMEEKYYRFGIKPEWMTVHRIINHSMDKKGNYHYLVKWRDLPYDQSTWEEDEMNIPEYEDHKQSYWRHRELIMGEDPAQPRKYKKKKKELQGDGPPSSPTNDPTVKYETQPRFITATGGTLHMYQLEGLNWLRFSWAQGTDTILADEMGLGKTIQTIVFLYSLYKEGHTKGPFLVSAPLSTIINWEREFQMWAPKFYVVTYTGDKDSRAIIRENEFSFEDNAIKGGKKAFKMKREAQVKFHVLLTSYELITIDQAALGSIRWACLVVDEAHRLKNNQSKFFRVLNGYKIDHKLLLTGTPLQNNLEELFHLLNFLTPERFNNLEGFLEEFADISKEDQIKKLHDLLGPHMLRRLKADVFKNMPAKTELIVRVELSPMQKKYYKYILTRNFEALNSRGGGNQVSLLNIMMDLKKCCNHPYLFPVAAMESPKLPSGAYEGGALIKASGKLMLLQKMLRKLKEQGHRVLIFSQMTKMLDLLEDFLDYEGYKYERIDGGITGALRQEAIDRFNAPGAQQFCFLLSTRAGGLGINLATADTVIIFDSDWNPHNDIQAFSRAHRIGQANKVMIYRFVTRASVEERITQVAKRKMMLTHLVVRPGLGSKAGSMSKQELDDILKFGTEELFKDENEGENKEEDSSVIHYDNEAIARLLDRNQDATEDTDVQNMNEYLSSFKVAQYVVREEDKIEEIEREIIKQEENVDPDYWEKLLRHHYEQQQEDLARNLGKGKRVRKQVNYNDAAQEDQDNQSEYSVGSEEEDEDFDERPEGRRQSKRQLRNEKDKPLPPLLARVGGNIEVLGFNTRQRKAFLNAVMRWGMPPQDAFTTQWLVRDLRGKTEKEFKAYVSLFMRHLCEPGADGSETFADGVPREGLSRQQVLTRIGVMSLVKKKVQEFEHINGRWSMPELMPDPSADSKRSSRASSPTKTSPTTPEASAANSPCTSKPATPAPSEKGDGIRTPLEKDEAENQEEKPEKNSRIGEKMETEADTPSPAPSLGERLEPRKMPLEDEVPGVTGEMEPEPGYRGDREKSASESTPGERGEEKPMDGQEHRERPEGETGDLGKRAEDVKGDRELRPGPPRDEPRSNGRREEKAEKPRFMFNIADGGFTELHTLWQNEERAAISSGKLNEIWHRRHDYWLLAGIVLHGYARWQDIQNDAQFAIINEPFKTEANKGNFLEMKNKFLARRFKLLEQALVIEEQLRRAAYLNLSQEPAHPAMALHARFAEAECLAESHQHLSKESLAGNKPANAVLHKVLNQLEELLSDMKADVTRLPATLSRIPPIAARLQMSERSILSRLASKGTEPHPTPAFPPGPYATPPGYGAAFSAAPVGALAAAGANYSQMPAGSFITAATNGPPVLVKKEKEMVGALVADGLDRKEPRTGEVICIDD, encoded by the exons ATAAGGATGACATTCGACTGCTGCCTTCAGCATTGGGTGTGAAGAAGAGAAAGCGAGGACCCAAGAAACAGAAGGAGAACAAGCCAGGAAAGCCCCGGAAACGCAAGAAGCTC GACAGCGAGGAGGAATTTGGCTCTGAGCGAGATGAGTATCGGGAGAAGTCAGAGAGTGGAGGCAGTGAATATGGAACCGGACCAGGTCGGAAACGGAGACGGAAGCAccgagaaaaaaaggagaagaagacaaAGCGGAGGAaaaaaggggagggagagggggggcAAAAG CAAGTGGAACAGAAGTCATCAGCAACCCTGCTTCTGACCTGGGGCCTGGAGGATGTGGAACATGTGTTCTCCGAGGAAGATTACCACACACTCACCAACTACAAAGCCTTCAGCCAATTCATGAG GCCCCTGATTGCTAAGAAGAATCCTAAGATCCCAATGTCTAAGATGATGACCATTCTCGGGGCCAAGTGGAGAGAGTTCAGCGCCAACAACCCCTTCAAGGGGTCGGCGGCTGCTGTggcagcggcggcagcagcagcagcggcagctgtAGCTGAGCAGGTGTCAGCCGCTGTCTCTTCAGCCACCCCCATAGCAACTTCCGGACCCCCCGCCCTTCCACCACCCCCTGCTGCTGATATCCAGCCCCCACCCATCCGAAGAGCCAAAACCAAAGAGGGCAAAG GTCCAGGCCACAAGCGGCGGAGTAAGAGCCCCCGAGTGCCCGACGGACGCAAGAAGCTTCGGGGAAAGAAGATGGCACCACTCAAAATCAAGCTAGGGCTGCTGGGTGGCAAGAGAAAGAAGGGCGGCTCG TATGTTTTGCAGAGTGACGAGGGCCCCGAACCGGAGGCCGAGGAGTCAGACCTGGACAGTGGCAGTGTCCACAGTGCCTCCGGCCGCCCCGACGGCCCCATCCGCACCAAGAAGCTAAAACGAGGCCGGCccggaaggaagaagaagaagg TTCTGGGCTGTCCTGCCGTGCCTGGGGAGGAGGAGATTGACGGCTACGAGACAGATCACCAGGATTACTGTGAGGTGTGCCAGCAGGGTGGGGAGATCATTCTGTGTGACACCTGCCCTCGTGCCTACCACCTCGTCTGCCTTGATCCTGAGCTTGACCGGGCTCCTGAGGGCAAGTGGAGCTGCCCTCACTGT gagaaggagGGAGTCCAGTGGGAggccaaggaggaggaggaagactatgaagaggagggggaggaggaaggggagaaggaggaagaggacgaCCACATGGAGTATTGCCGCGTGTGCAAGGACGGTGGGGAGCTGCTGTGCTGCGACGCCTGCATCTCCTCCTACCACATCCACTGTTTGAACCCCCCACTGCCCGACATCCCCAATGGCGAATGGCTCTGTCCCCGATGCACT TGTCCTGTGCTGAAAGGCCGTGTGCAGAAGATCCTGCACTGGCGGTGGGGGGAGCCACCCGTGGCCGTGCCAGCTGCCCAGCAGGCAGACGGGAATCCGGATGCCCCACCACCACGACCTCTTCAAGGCAGATCCGAGCGAGAGTTCTTTGTCAAGTGGGTGGGCCTGTCCTACTGGCACTGCTCCTGGGCCAAGGAGCTGCAG CTGGAAATCTTCCACTTGGTGATGTACCGAAACTACCAACGGAAGAATGACATGGATGAGCCCCCACCCCTGGACTATGGCTCTGGTGAGGACGATGGCAAGAGCGACAAGCGCAAGGTGAAGGACCCGCACTATGCTGAGATGGAGGAGAAGTACTATCGTTTTGGCATCAAGCCAGAGTGGATGACCGTCCACCGGATCATCAACCACAG TATGGATAAAAAGGGGAATTACCACTATCTAGTGAAATGGAGGGACTTGCCCTATGACCAGTCCACATGGGAGGAAGATGAAATGAACATCCCTGAATATGAAGACCACAAGCAGAGCTACTGGAGACACCG AGAACTAATTATGGGGGAGGACCCTGCCCAGCCCCGCAAgtataagaagaagaagaaggagctgCAGGGTGATGGGCCTCCCAGTTCTCCTACTAACGAT CCTACAGTGAAATATGAGACTCAGCCACGCTTCATCACAGCCACAGGAGGCACACTACACATGTATCAGCTGGAAGGACTGAACTGGCTCCGCTTCTCGTGGGCCCAGGGCACTGATACCATTCTGGCTGACGAAATGGGGCTGGGCAAGACCATACAGACCATCGTCTTCCTCTACTCACTCTATAAGGAG GGCCACACAAAGGGTCCCTTCCTGGTGAGTGCCCCACTCTCCACCATCATCAACTGGGAGCGGGAGTTCCAGATGTGGGCACCCAAGTTCTATGTGGTGACATACACGGGTGACAAGGACAGTCGAGCCATCATTCGTGAGAATGAGTTTTCCTTTGAGGACAATGCCATCAAAGGTGGCAAGAAAGCTTTTAAGATGAAG AGGGAGGCACAGGTGAAGTTCCATGTTCTCCTGACATCATATGAGTTGATCACCATTGATCAGGCAGCTCTCGGCTCCATCCGCTGGGCCTGTCTCGTGGTGGACGAGGCCCATCGGCTCAAGAACAACCAGTCCAAG TTTTTCAGGGTCCTCAATGGCTACAAGATAGATCATAAGTTGCTGCTGACAGGGACTCCATTGCAGAATAATCTGGAGGAGCTCTTCCATCTGCTGAACTTCCTTACCCCAGAGAGGTTTAA CAacctggagggcttcctggaggagtttGCTGACATATCCAAAGAAGACCAGATTAAGAAACTTCATGACTTGCTGGGGCCACACATGCTGCGGAGGCTTAAGGCAGATGTCTTTAAGAACATGCCAGCCAAGACAGAGCTCATCGTTCGCGTGGAGCTGAGCCCCATGCAGAA GAAATACTACAAGTATATCCTGACCCGAAATTTTGAGGCCTTGAATTCACGAGGTGGTGGGAACCAGGTGTCGCTGCTGAACATCATGATGGATCTTAAGAAGTGCTGCAACCATCCGTACCTCTTTCCTGTGGCTGCTATG GAGTCCCCCAAACTTCCCAGTGGGGCTTATGAGGGTGGGGCACTTATTAAGGCATCTGGGAAGCTCATGCTGCTGCAGAAGATGCTGCGAAAGCTGAAGGAGCAAGGACACAGAGTGCTCATCTTCTCGCAG aTGACCAAAATGTTAGACTTACTGGAGGACTTCTTAGACTACGAAGGCTACAAGTATGAGCGCATCGATGGCGGCATCACTGGTGCCCTGAGGCAGGAGGCCATTGACCGCTTCAATG CTCCTGGGGCCCAACAATTCTGTTTCCTCCTGTCCACCCGGGCCGGGGGCCTGGGCATTAATCTGGCCACTGCTGACACTGTCATCATCTTCGATTCAGACTGGAACCCCCATAATGATATCCAG GCCTTCAGCCGCGCTCATCGGATCGGCCAGGCCAACAAAGTGATGATTTACCGGTTTGTGACTCGTGCCTCCGTGGAAGAGCGAATCACACAGGTGGCCAAGAGAAAGATGATGCTGACACATCTGGTGGTGCGGCCCGGGCTGGGCTCCAAGGCGGGCTCCATGTCCAAGCAGGAGCTGGACGACATCCTCAAATTTGGTACCGAGGAGCTATTTAAGGATGAAAATGAGG GTGAGAACAAGGAGGAGGACAGCAGTGTGATTCACTACGACAATGAGGCCATTGCTCGGCTCTTGGACCGGAACCAGGATGCAACTGAGGACACTGATGTACAGAACATGAACGAGTATCTCAGCTCCTTCAAGGTGGCCCAGTATGTGGTGCGGGAAGAAGACAAG ATTGAGGAAATTGAACGAGAGATCATCAAGCAGGAAGAGAACGTTGACCCCGACTACTGGGAGAAGCTGCTGCGGCACCACTATGAGCAACAGCAGGAAGACCTGGCACGGAACCTCGGCAAGGGCAAGCGGGTCCGCAAGCAGGTCAACTACAATGACGCTGCTCAGGAGGACCAAG ATAACCAGTCAGAATACTCAGTGGGatcagaggaggaggatgaagactTTGATGAGCGTCCTGAAG GGCGTCGACAGTCAAAGAGGCAGCTTCGGAATGAAAAGGATAAGCCACTGCCTCCACTGCTGGCTCGAGTTGGGGGCAACATTGAG GTGCTGGGATTCAACACCCGTCAGCGGAAGGCCTTCCTCAACGCGGTGATGCGCTGGGGCATGCCCCCACAGGACGCCTTCACCACCCAGTGGCTGGTGCGGGACCTCAGGGGCAAAACTGAGAAAGAGTTCAA GGCTTATGTGTCTTTGTTCATGCGCCATCTCTGTGAGCCCGGGGCGGACGGCTCTGAAACCTTTGCTGACGGAGTCCCTCGGGAGGGGCTGAGTCGCCAGCAAGTGTTGACCCGCATTGGAGTCATGTCTCTTGTCAAGAAAAAG GTACAGGAGTTCGAGCACATCAATGGGCGCTGGTCTATGCCGGAGCTGATGCCTGACCCCAGTGCTGACTCCAAGCGCTCCTCCAGAGCCTCCTCTCCTACCAAAACATCTCCCACCACTCCGGAAGCCTCGGCTGCAAATAGTCCTTGCACCTCGAAACCTG CTACTCCAGCTCCCAGTGAGAAAGGAGATGGCATAAGGACACctctggagaaggatgaagcagaAAACCAGGAGGAGAAGCCAGAAAAGAATAGCAGGATTGGGGAGAAGATGGAGACAGAG GCTGatacccccagcccagccccatccCTGGGAGAGCGGCTGGAGCCAAGGAAGATGCCTCTAGAGGATGAGGTGCCAGGGGTAACTGGAGAGATGGAGCCTGAACCTGGGTACCGGGGGGACAGAGAGAAGTCAG CCTCAGAGTCGACGCCAGGAGAGAGGGGGGAGGAGAAGCCGATGGATGGACAGGAACACAGGGAGAGGCCGGAGGGGGAAACAGGGGATTTGGGCAAGAGAG CAGAAGATGTGAAAGGGGACCGGGAGCTTCGGCCTGGGCCTCCTCGAGATGAGCCACGGTCCAATGGGCGACGtgaggagaaggcagagaaaccGCGGTTCATGTTCAACATTGCAGATGGTGGCTTCACAG AGCTTCACACGCTGTGGCAGAATGAGGAGCGGGCAGCTATTTCCTCGGGGAAACTCAACGAGATATGGCACCGAAGACACGACTATTGGCTCCTGGCTGGGATTGTCCT CCATGGCTACGCACGGTGGCAGGACATCCAGAATGATGCTCAGTTTGCCATTATCAATGAGCCATTTAAAACTGAAGCCAATAAGGGGAACTTTCTGGAGATGAAAAATAAGTTCCTGGCCCGGAGATTCAAG CTCCTGGAGCAGGCGCTGGTGATTGAGGAGCAGCTGCGGCGGGCGGCCTACCTGAACCTGTCACAGGAGCCGGCGCACCCCGCCATGGCCCTCCACGCCCGCTTCGCCGAGGCCGAGTGCCTGGCCGAGAGCCACCAGCACCTCTCCAAGGAGTCGCTGGCGGGGAACAAGCCGGCCAACGCCGTCCTGCACAAGG TTCTGAACCAGCTGGAGGAGTTGCTGAGCGACATGAAGGCGGACGTGACCCGCCTGCCAGCCACGCTGTCCCGAATACCCCCCATCGCAGCCCGCCTTCAGATGTCCGAGCGCAGCATCCTCAGCCGGCTGGCCAGCAAGGGCACGGAGCCTCACCCCACACCG GCCTTCCCCCCGGGTCCGTACGCTACACCTCCGGGGTACGGGGCGGCCTTCAGCGCCGCACCCGTCGGGGCCCTGGCCGCCGCAGGCGCCAATTACAGCCAGATGCCAGCAGGGTCCTTCATCACAG CCGCCACCAACGGCCCTCCAGTGCTggtgaagaaggagaaggaaatggtggggGCACTGGTGGCAGACGGGCTGGATCGGAAGGAGCCCCGAACCGGGGAGGTGATCTGTATAGACGACTGA